The DNA window CTTGCGCGTGGAGGCCATGGGACCGAAGGTCAGCTTCTCGCCATCAAGGGCGTATTGTCCCTGGAATGCGTTGCAGCCGCCGAACCCTTCCACCGTGCCGTCCGCGCCAAATTTCAAGGTCAGGGGAGTGTCGCTTTCCATTTCCCGCCTGGCCACTTTTTCCAGGGTCCAGGTTTTGTCCAACAGAGCCTGCCGAATGGCATCCGCATTCATGACCGGCGCTTCGTGCGAACCGCACCCGGCCAGACCGGCCAATGCGACCGACAGCAGCACAGCACAACAGATTCTCTTCCAAATGATCAACATGCAGTATCTCCTTAATATGTGAATACAAAGTATGAATACCAAGACATAAGCCAGGTGGCAAGGCACACGAAAAACCCCGGCACGAGTCAGTGCCGGGGTCGGTTTTCTGCTATCGTCGAACGCACCTACTTTATTATGGGACAGGCCTTCAGGGCCTCTTCGATATCCCGCTGGGGCAACTCGAAATTGGTCAGCAGCCCCTGGTTGAAGGCGTCGTAGGAGGCCAGATCGAGCATTCCGTGGCCGGAGTAAAGGAAAACGACCACGTCGTCGGGACCGGCGGTCTTGGCGACCTCGATGGCACCCTTGATGGCGTGGGACGTCTCGGGTGCAGGCAGGAAGCCCTCGGTCTGCATGAAGAGCTTGGCCGCCTCAAAACACTCGGTCTGGAAATAGGCAACGGGTTCGCACAACCCCTCTTCCACGATGTTGCAAACGATGGGAGCGTCGCCGTGATAGCGGAGACCGCCGGCATGGATGGGCGCGGGCATGAAGTCATGCCCGAGGGTGTGCATCTTGACCAACGGGGTCAGACGGGCCATGTCACCGAAATCATAGCGGTATTCGCCACGTGTCAGGGTCGGACACGCCTTGGGCTCCACCGGGATGAACCGGACCGGGTCCCCGGCCAGCTTCTGGGGCAGGAACGGCAGCACC is part of the Pseudodesulfovibrio sp. S3 genome and encodes:
- a CDS encoding META domain-containing protein → MLIIWKRICCAVLLSVALAGLAGCGSHEAPVMNADAIRQALLDKTWTLEKVARREMESDTPLTLKFGADGTVEGFGGCNAFQGQYALDGEKLTFGPMASTRKSCGAAADEQEYTFLTYLAKVEKLALEGDELSLFTDNQLELFLTSGESGLLW